The Pantoea nemavictus genome includes a region encoding these proteins:
- the nsrR gene encoding nitric oxide-sensing transcriptional repressor NsrR produces the protein MQLTSFTDYGLRALIYMATLPEGKQTNITEVTDTYGVSRNHMVKIINQLSRAGFVAATRGKNGGIRLGMDPEKIVIGDVVRKMEPLQLVNCEECSITPACRLRKALHDAVQLFLKELDRYTLADLVRNNDALYQLLLSEPPVAIQIK, from the coding sequence GTGCAGCTAACAAGTTTTACCGATTATGGTCTGCGTGCCCTGATTTACATGGCGACGTTGCCGGAAGGTAAGCAGACTAACATTACCGAAGTCACCGATACCTACGGGGTGTCGCGTAACCATATGGTTAAAATCATCAACCAACTTAGCCGGGCTGGCTTTGTCGCCGCAACACGCGGTAAAAACGGCGGAATTCGTTTAGGCATGGACCCGGAAAAAATCGTGATTGGCGATGTGGTGAGAAAAATGGAGCCCTTGCAGCTCGTGAACTGCGAAGAGTGTTCCATCACACCAGCCTGTCGTTTGCGTAAAGCGCTACACGATGCGGTCCAGCTATTCCTCAAGGAACTGGACAGGTACACGCTGGCCGATTTGGTCAGAAACAACGATGCGTTGTACCAACTTTTATTGTCCGAACCGCCGGTGGCAATCCAAATTAAATGA